GCTTCTCTCAGACACGCTAGCAAACACAAGCCTGAAAAAAGCACTGCGTGAGCTACATCTGAATAAGATTTCCTCTTACCCTCTAACCTAGAGTGTTTCTGCAGTGAAGGTAGGCTTCAAAACATTAAAGTGGTGTGCCTTGCCTAGAAGATGCTTTTCTGTCCTTGGGCCAGCCTGCCATTTCCTGGAATAAAGCTcaaatgttccttttttaaagcctgtttCACCTCACCAAGCACAATAATGAGCTCCCCAAATATACACTGCAAGATCATTAAGGCCACAAGATCACTAAAGATAGATGAAATATTCCCAAGTAAAGAAGGGAAACAGACAAGAGCTCCCCTACTAAAGGAAAACTCCCCATGAGTTACAAAGGTGCTTTCGGTGACAAATGGAAATTCTATAGCTTTGTGCAGTCTCAAAAATTGGAGCCTGCACTACAGAAGGGACTGAAAGGGAATAATTCTACATGTAACTGCAGAGACGTGTCACGCAAGTGTCCCTCACAGATTGTCTAGTACTGACATCACAGGAAGTGGCAGGACACTAGACATGACACAGTCACCTTCTCCCcaggctccccagcaccctcagAGGGAAATGCCTACTCATCCCTTACAGAGTCTGGCTGACAGCAAAGGCAAAACAGAGTTCAGCTCCTTTCTCCAGGCCCAGCAGCCTGCTTGCTTTTGGAGCAGCAAATGACACGAGGGTGCATACTCACTTCCTGTGGGATCGGGCTTGATCGGCTCGAAGGAGGTAGAGGGGCTGGGTGGGACGGAGCTGCTGTCCAGCGAGGCAGAGGACTGCAGCGGCTGGGTATCTAACCCGGCCGCCTGGCCGCCTGATGCAGACGCATCACCGAGGGGATCAaagttgctgctgctcttggaTTCTGCTGCTGGGACACCGCATTCTGGAAAGAGCCACAGACACATGAAGGAATGTaacctcccaccagccccaaAGCaagaagctgcagcacagacacagcccTCACTGGCGATGCTGGCCAAGCACAGACAGCTGCTTAGGAAGGAGGCTTCTTGCTTTCACCCAGCAAATGctcccaggtcctgctgcaaGTTCTGCTGGAGAGCAGTCTTGGTGGTGCCAGGCTGCGCATAAGCCAAGAACATGCTCCCACAGCAATTAACACAAGCCAGGTAGCAAGCTACACCAggagaagcatggccagcacaCTGAGGGAAGTTACTATCCTCCTGCTTGGGGCTGAGGCTGCACttggaatactgtgttcagctttggccATCCACCAGCCCAAGAAAGATGTGGAGAAGATCCAGCTGAAGGCTACCAAGCTGGCCAGGAGTCTGAGGCACATGGCCTACAAGGAGGGGTGaagggagctgggcttgttcagtCAGGCAGAAAGAAGTCTAAGCGCAATCTAACAGCAGGTTGCAGCTACCTGAAAGGCAGTTACAAAAATTAAGACCTCAGTGGTGACAAACAACGCAATGTGCACAGCAGGCACAAGATGCAGCTCAAAGGATCCAGACATCAGGAAAACTGAATTCTCTGAgagggtgctgcagccctggaagAGCTCACCAAGGAAGCTGGGGATCTCCACTGCTGGAGGCTTTCAAAATTTAGCTGGACAAAGCTACAATTAACCTAATCTAGTATTTTTGAcagtcttttttaaaactgaaagttGAACTCGAGATTTGAAACGACCCTTTCACAGTAAAACAACAAATCTGCACGATCAACCTCTCCCCCCCCCACCGCTCCTACAGGCTGGCACTACCCCCTCAATCCAAGTGTCTTATTTCCATTAACACAGCCAGTCCCACTAACCAAGACAAAAGGAAAGGCtcactgcagcaaaggcagaggtGCCCCCTTTGCTGGGAGCTGACAGTGCTGCACaaccagcagtgccagcctCAGCCAGGCCAAGGAACGTACTCTCCTTTGTCAGCCACCATCCCGTTTCTGCCTCCTGTAGCCTCCCTCTCACCTGTGcttgcagctttctgtgtgGGAGGGCTATGGTCCTGAGTGCTGGTGGGTGTCGGTGTagagggctgggtgctgctgggaaCAGATGCCTCCTGGAAGTGGGCAAGCGGTGGTAGCTGTGGTTTTGAGGGTGCAACTGCCTGGCACTGAATGAGGTCTTCAGGGGGAGGGACAGGTAGTACGACAGGAGGAGAGCTCCAAGCATCTTTGTTTACTAAGAGAACATCAATGGGGCCACTTGTGCTCTTCAGATGGATTTGATATTTCTTCTGCCCATTTAGGCCCTGAGAAAaagtcaaaagcaaaacacaaccGTACATTAAAAGCCCTTTTCAAACAGAATAGGAATTTTCCAGAGGCAAGACAAGCTGTCCAGACAGGTCAGCACTGTTCCACATACAACTGCCCTCATGCCCGGGACTATCCTCTCCCCTGGCGCTCCTGCAATTGCTCACATACTTCCGAACAATAGTTTCCTGGCAATTATTTAATATCTGGAGCCTTCCTTGGGTTGCCTGTTCCTCCAACTCCGTCAATCCTCCGACTGGTCAATCCAGCAGCAACCCCCACCCCAACACGCACACTCCTGCATCCTGCCATGCATTTATCACTCACCTCAGGGATGGGAACCTCCAAACGTGTGCCTGATGGGGCTCGTATGGCAAGGAGGGTATCTCCTGTGAAAACAGACTGGTCAGCACtcagtgggcacaaactgttCTGACAATAATTAAGCACTGACAAAGAGCCCCTCCTCAAAGCCCCCTTAtctcctgctctcccttcccttgAGGACTGCTATTTACACACGAGCTGCTGAGCGTATCATACAGCTCCCAATGTGCCAGCTGCCTAAGGCACAATGAACCTTCAAAGTTTCTCACAAAGCAACCCTAAAGTTTCTTAGCAGCATACTTAATGGGACtaacctttcttttcctcagaagGGCTTAAATTCATTCAAGAACATCTAAGTCCTAAGGGATCCTTCGTAGTGTTGTCACAGGTTTTTAGATGTGAATAGTAAACTAAAGAGCACACAACTCAGAGCTGCACTGCCAGCAGGGAGGTGGTGTCAAATGGCTTGGGAGCTAGGCTGCCAACAGCATGGCAACCTCATGCTGGAGCACTAATACCTGAAACGAACACACCCCAGTCTCTACTGGCAGGAGAGCTGCCTGGTGTTAGTTGCATTGGACCCTGCACACACAGGGAGCCAGCTAACAGCATCTTTCCCTTTCACATTCTGCAGCTCCTTAAAACCTGTGCTCCTAATAACATAGCAGTCAGAAGCAAGCAGCTTCCAGCCCATATCCGGGTTTAAAGAAATGTGAACAGAGAAATACCAGCACTGTGAACATCAGACATACTCAGACTGAGCAGTTAGCAGCTTTCACTATGAATGTTTAAACTTTAGGGTGGTTAGTATTCACACTTCACTGGTATTCTGCATTAAGTGTCACCTGACAATTAACACAGAAGATGCCCAGAGCAATGGGAGTGGACAGCTGAAGAGCCCATCCCTTAATTTCAGGCAGGCAATTGAAGGTCAGATCAGCAAAAGGTACAGGGATTAAAAATATCACAGGATTTGCCAATAAAATGGGATTCCTTTAACAAATCTACAGCTAAGGAATATATTGttaagaaacattaaaaatgcttaaTAAAGCTCAAAGACACAAGCTCGAGCATTAAGACCAGGTTTGTTTCAAATACAGGTGCTGTGTTTCTATCTCCTTTGATAGCTACAATCCCAGTACTTTTACAAAGCACTGTACAGTGTTTCCACTTCCTTTTTGATTCTGCAAATGCAAAACGCATCACAGCAACAGACAGGAAAATTATGTTTCCCAGTCACTAAAAAATAACATgttcttattcttttttaatccaAATAATGAATCCATATTTGATAAGAGTCCAAGCATAGAAATCTCTAAGCTCTAACTCACTTTGAGAAAACAAGTTCAATAGCAGTTAATCAGAAAAACCAGGAGCTGAAATTCAGCCTGCTCAAAAACAACagttcaaaaacaaacaaggtCCAACAAAGAACTGCTGCAAGGCTCAGATGctcaggagaggaaaaaattgtGACATAAGGCATATTCATACAAGAAAACTGAACAGACAATGGAAAAATATGGATCAAGCCTCTGTTCTAGAAGGGATTCAAGATCTGCCCTCAGTAAAATCTAGTTTTTGTACATTTTGGTGACGTCTGACTTCAGACGCAAACCAGTTTACAAAAAACAGGTGcaataaaatgcaaagcaatCAACCAAGCAAGCAATAAGCTGTCTGCTGGTCTCCAGTAAACTCTTCCACACTGTTATGAGTTATCTGGCCCCAAGCACTGTCAAACTAAAACACAATCCCCAAAGTGCTAGCTTAAATCAGAAGAAACAGTAAAGCAGAGGTGATGCATAAGTTACCAGCAGGAACCTGAGCAGCATAAAGTCTGGTGAACAAGAAAAGCCCACAAagacaaagatgaaaaatagaaaagctgatGAAGTGTAGGGTGAGAAGAGCGCTTGGGAGAGACAAGGAAAGAATCAAACACGGGTGAGATTACGCATGACTGGGGGAGGTCAGGATACGTAGCTCCAACCTTTGCTGCAAGCAAGCAGATGCAGGTTGCCTGGGGTCAGGAGGGGTAGGTGTCCCCTGCTACAGCTGAGAACAGTTTACATACTGCAGGCTGCTGTATTGCAGGCTGGCcactggggattttttttttgtcctacaACTATCATTAAAATTGGCAATAGAGAAGAAACTAGAGAGTCCTGTGGGTTTTCTTCACTTTTGCCCCACAGACAGAACATACGGCTTCTTATACAGGCACCTCACAGCTTTAGGAAGGCAGTACACTAGGGAGTGAGGTCACAGCAAGTGGCATACTCCCTTCTGTCCTGCTCCTCTCTACCTCCTGCATTCTTATTGGTAGAGGGCATGATGCAGCTGAGGGACCGCTTTTTATACTCTTTTCCTGCTTACACCCAGACTTTATACCATGCAATAAAATTTTCTCATTATTAGAACATTCTCCACCCAAGCCCTTAAAATCAAGGGCTTctaacaaaacacacaaacacccaCATAGTGACACCCAGCAAAAAGACTTCCTTAGGAACAGCAGCTCTATTCCTTTAAACACAAGAAACTGCCTGCCTCCTCTGATGGTGACAAGAAAGCTACGACTCAATGGTACACAAACCCAGGATGGCATCAGAGCTACATTTAACTTGATGCTGTTGGGTGGCCTGCGATCTGCTGCCTCCTCTTTCCTGGAGaaaggagagcagctgggacagACTGCACTGCAGTGTTATGTCTTTACAACAGAGCACCATTTTCTCACCTGTGAAGCATTTGCAGATATCTTCATGCGTCACATACGCTAATGTTTTCAAGGTTAAGGAGAaaggctgcagcttcctgcaCAGAAAGAGAACTCAAAGGGCACCTGGCATTTCCTTCCTGAGCACAAGAAACGCTATTCCCAGAAGGCTCTCCATGCCACACCAAAGCGGTTTGCAGGCGGGGTCTGCAAGCTACATACTTGTCAGAGCTGACATCCTAAGACAGGCAAGCCACAAGAGCGGCCCTGCACTCAAGTAAGTGGCACCTGTGACACTGAGGGAAACACTTTTCTCACCTTGGTAAACATTACagttttttttacttcaaaaagaCAAACAAGAAGCCATGCACTGCAAAGAAAGCTGGTTCCCAGGCTAGACAGAGTTACCTTAGTTTCAAAGCCTGCCTCCTGACCCTTTAGAGCAGATCCTCCAGCAACAACAggtcaccaccaccaccaccactcctcTGCCCCAAGTAGGGCAGCACCAACCCAGCCCtcagagctctgctttccagCCCAGCAAGCAAACACAGAGAGAGTGTAATCAGTTCACACAAAGGATATCGACTGTTCTGCATGTCTTCTGTAACGTTTTTTATGCTCTGCTGAACCCACAtcttctgctgctccagctcctgctcccgCTGCTCCAGGTCCTCTATATCTGCCTTCAGCTCGATAAGTTTATGAGCTATTTCACGTGTGTTGCAGCCAGGACCCACCCCTCTGAGCAAAGTAAAAAGGAGTGACATGCATCAGCCTCTGGAGGCACCCAGACCAGCCCCAACCTCTCAGAGAGGTTGCCATCTCCCTTACTGCTACCTCTGTCATAGATCAAGGCCAGATCACCCAAAAAAACCTCATCTGTACCCACTCTACATCCCCaccttccagcacagcacaccttCCTATATTGCGCAGACTGGCAGAgtcctcccccaccccctgccatgaCAGGCATCTTTTCTAGCCCAAGGCACTGCAGATACTTAGCTTGTACCAAAATAACAACTCCGCTGTAAAACAGACATGCCATATGTACTTTGGCTTTCCCCATTACTACCATCAGCATAGCCCAGCTGAGAGGAAAGTACAAGCATGCCCAGACCACTGAGGAACCTTGCTCTGAGCAGGGTATTTTGATCCCAGTGTAACTTAGACCTGGACTAGAAGGGACCTGTGAACGATTTAGACCTTCTCTGTCACTCACTTCCACTGGATACTGTTCTTGGATTTCTTCTCAATCAACCCGATGCCTTCCAGGACATTTGTGATATCGTAGATCCGTCGCTTCTGTCGCACAGCCAAGGTATCCGCAGCCTGCAAAAAGGTTAGACACTTAACTCCAAACTCTCAGTCATGTTTCACTCCTTCCTGCCTGTCAAGATTGCCTCCTGGCCAAACACTGTGCTCGCCATCTCATACCTCTCTTGCTCCAGCGCCTCAAATTACAAAGCCATGTTCTCAACGTCACCATGACCATGAGAAGAAGCCACTGACCCTTCATTCCTTTTCTTACCCCACAACCTCCCCCACTATGGACCAGCCATCCTGGTCATGGTGGGTCAAAAAATCACCATTcctcagcagcaaagcagtgcTACAAGACACTAGTTCAGCAGCCTAAAAATTTGGTGGTCCTTCCAGGTAAAAGAGGTGGAGACGAGAAGAGGAATGCAGAGAGCTGTCTGCACAACTGACAATTTAGCAAAGTTGACATACAAAAGGCCTTTTCTAAATCTGATCTGATGCCACTTCACAGAGAATCAACACCTTTTCAAGAGGCGGAGTCCTCTGAAAGACACAAAGCCAGGAGGAGAGTAAGCACTGCAGTACGGCAGGAGCTCCTGAGCAGCCCTGGGACTTCCCTATGTTGCTCACAGGGCTCTCCTCCCCTCAGGTTCCTGGACACACCGGACTGCACCGATACACCTGCTCCCACTATCACACAGCAGCCTAGCACTGGCTAACACGTGCTGCACTCATGTGTGGGCACAGCCAGGCCCAACAATGTCAGCGGCACCATACAGAGCGGGTCAGCACAGCAACGATGTTCCCTCTTACCTAACAGTAACAGACTGGGACTTCAGAGACCCTACACCGCATAACTGATCAAATCACACTAACCAATACCAATCCACTTAATGGACgttttaaacaggaaaatattgcCCAAATCCAAATAGACAACCCTTTGGCACAGGAGAGGACAGAAGTCTACAGCCAGGAGACTCCACCAGCCCTTGTGTCTTCACAGCTTTCTGGCACTCATCTGCTGCCCGTGAAGAGTCCAAGCACACACGCACTCACGTAAGAAGTATTTACATAAACCACAGAAAAGGAGCTTCACCTATAGAAAAGGCCTAGGTTTAAGTACCATACGTGCCACAAAGACAAAGTTACTTCCTCTAGGTGAAAACCTCCAAAACGCAGAAGCAAGGCATGTCCACATGGCACTTCTCCACAGGATAAAGGCATTAAGGATGACCTTTAAGGGATATGAATCTGACCACACTCCCCTTCCTGCTGTATGCCGTGGTGCAAAGCACAGCAGGGAGGAACAGTTTCTGTAGGTGTCTGTTTCTATAGGTCTCGGAGGCTTTATAGGGCTGGATCGTTACAGTGCGGGTGATCGGGTAGCACCTTGGTGTGGGGCAAGAACGCAGAAGAGAACGAGACGGCCAAATGGGGTTCCCACTGAAGCGCACAAACGCCTGCAAGGTCAGGCAAGGTccgctgcctcctccctccgcGAGTCACCGGAGCGGCTAGGACAGGCCGACGGAGCGGGGAGCGCCGCcgggaaggaggcagcaggtgCGGAGCCCCCTCCGCACGCCCCTGGCGCGGCTGTCAGCTCTGCCGCACCCCAGCAGACCCCGTTCTCCCTCCGCCTGCCGCACCGGGCTGCCCTACCCCGATTTCCCCCTCAAAACCCGGCTCAGCCCCCGGAGCGCCGGGCCCGCCGGAGCGCCGCTGGCTCAGCAGAAGGGCCCTGGCCCGCGGCGGGCCCCTCGCCacccgccggcagcccccgcaccAGCTTGAGGTCGAGCACGCCGTCCttggcctcctgcagcagcgaCACGAACTTGGTGGTCAGCAACCCCAGACTCTTCTCGTGCCGGCTCGgcgcccccgcagccccgctgCCACCCCCAGGGGGCTGCGGCCCGCACTCCGCCATCTGCCCGCCGCCGGCTCCAGCCCCGCCGCGCTTCCGCTTCCGGGCCGCGGGGCACGACGGGAGCTtccggggcgggcgcggggcgggggcgcccAAGGGCCGCTCCCGGAGGCGACCCGCTGCTACCCGGGCCTCCCTGCGCTCTCCGTGCGGGGTGGGTGGCGTCGAGCCTCCCGCTGCCCGGCACCCCGGCTCCCTGCGGCCGTACGGCCAGCGGCGGCTGCCTGTCGTGGGCAGGGCCCGGGGGGACCCGGGTAAAACGGGGCCGGGCATCGCGTGTCCTCGTCCGTCCCTCCTTCCCCCGCCGCGCTGTGGTACCGTAGCCAAACGTCCGGGCCGCTGTCCCGCGGCGCCCTCCGCTGCTGCTCCCCGCGCCCGGCCGCTGTCCGgcccccggcgcggccccggccctcCGACCCCGGCCTGGGGGAGGCGGCCTGTGGCCGGGGCTCGTCTCCGGGTCCATCCCCGGCCGCGAAGGCTCTCCCAGCTCTCCCGCCTCCGGGTccggctgctgcaggcagagccttccccggctgccccggccccggcggtgGGCCGCGGTGCCTGGCGTGGGcacccccggccgccccccacCGAGGCAGCCCGGCTGCGAGCGGGGCAGTGCAGGGGGCGCGCCGAGGGGCCGCGTGTGCGCGCCTCGGGGGTGCTGGTGAGGGCACACGGGGCGCGATGACTCCCCCCGGCCAGGCCTGTGGCAGCCCCGGCGCCTTCCTccgcccctccgcccccccgTCCCTGACGTCCTGAGCGCGGCTGCGGGAGCACAACGAGGCCCTGAGGAGTGCGGCTGCTCGGCTGAGGAAGCGCCGGGGGCCGCCTCCGCGCCGCCCGGACACCATGGGCCTGTCCGCGGGGGACGGGCGCGCCCGCAGCCCCAGAGGTAACGGGGACGGTGCGGCCACCCCGGGGAGCTGGCGGCGCTGGGCAGAGGGGGG
The Falco biarmicus isolate bFalBia1 chromosome 15, bFalBia1.pri, whole genome shotgun sequence DNA segment above includes these coding regions:
- the E2F4 gene encoding transcription factor E2F4: MPGPVLPGSPRALPTTGSRRWPYGRREPGCRAAGGSTPPTPHGERREARVAAGRLRERPLGAPAPRPPRKLPSCPAARKRKRGGAGAGGGQMAECGPQPPGGGSGAAGAPSRHEKSLGLLTTKFVSLLQEAKDGVLDLKLAADTLAVRQKRRIYDITNVLEGIGLIEKKSKNSIQWKGVGPGCNTREIAHKLIELKADIEDLEQREQELEQQKMWVQQSIKNVTEDMQNSRLAYVTHEDICKCFTGDTLLAIRAPSGTRLEVPIPEGLNGQKKYQIHLKSTSGPIDVLLVNKDAWSSPPVVLPVPPPEDLIQCQAVAPSKPQLPPLAHFQEASVPSSTQPSTPTPTSTQDHSPPTQKAASTECGVPAAESKSSSNFDPLGDASASGGQAAGLDTQPLQSSASLDSSSVPPSPSTSFEPIKPDPTGILELPKELSDMFDPTRECMNSELLEELMSSEVFAPLLRLSPPPGDHDYIYNLDESEGVCDLFDVPVLNL